One genomic region from Jiangella sp. DSM 45060 encodes:
- a CDS encoding response regulator transcription factor, giving the protein MRVLVVDDEPVLRESLARSLRFEGYAVTTAADGVEALHRLPDVRPDVLVVDVMMPHLDGIEVCRRLRRDGDRTPVLMLTARDAVRDRVLGLDAGADDYLVKPFAHEELLARLRAMLRRTGSTADEAPLAVGDLRLDPQTWQVRRADRDISLTRTEFGLLELLMRHPRQVLTRAQLYEGVWGCDLDGSTNSLDVYIGYLRRKLESGGEARMLHTVRGVGYTLRAVGP; this is encoded by the coding sequence GTGCGGGTCCTTGTCGTCGACGACGAGCCGGTGCTCCGGGAGTCCCTGGCGCGGTCGCTGCGCTTCGAGGGCTACGCCGTCACGACCGCGGCCGACGGGGTCGAGGCGCTGCACCGGTTACCCGACGTGCGCCCGGACGTGCTCGTGGTGGACGTGATGATGCCGCACCTCGACGGCATCGAGGTGTGCCGCCGGCTGCGCCGCGACGGCGACCGCACCCCCGTCCTGATGCTCACCGCCCGCGACGCCGTGCGCGACCGCGTGCTCGGCCTGGACGCCGGCGCCGACGACTACCTGGTGAAGCCGTTCGCCCACGAGGAGCTGCTGGCGCGGCTGCGAGCGATGCTGCGGCGCACGGGATCGACGGCGGACGAGGCGCCGCTGGCGGTCGGCGACCTGCGGCTGGACCCGCAGACGTGGCAGGTGCGGCGGGCGGACCGGGACATTTCGCTGACGCGGACGGAGTTCGGCCTGCTGGAGCTGCTCATGCGGCACCCCCGCCAGGTGCTAACGCGCGCCCAGCTGTACGAGGGCGTCTGGGGCTGCGACCTGGACGGGTCGACGAACTCACTGGACGTCTACATCGGCTACCTGCGCAGGAAGCTGGAGTCCGGCGGCGAGGCGCGGATGCTGCACACCGTCCGCGGCGTCGGCTACACCCTGCGCGCGGTGGGGCCGTGA
- a CDS encoding VOC family protein, which translates to MSQKIIPFLWFEDTAEDALNLYTSIFPDARITDLTRYGAGGPFPAGTLQSATFELAGQQFMAINGGPHDRFNDAVSLFVACESQEEIDRYWDALLAGGGTATQCGWLKDRFGVSWQITPVQLLRYLSDPDPEKAGRTAAAMMSMVKLDLPALTAAYEGTA; encoded by the coding sequence ATGAGCCAGAAGATCATCCCGTTCCTGTGGTTCGAGGACACCGCCGAGGACGCCCTGAACCTGTACACGTCGATCTTCCCCGACGCGCGCATCACCGACCTGACCCGCTACGGCGCCGGCGGCCCGTTCCCGGCCGGCACCCTCCAGTCGGCGACGTTCGAGCTGGCCGGCCAGCAGTTCATGGCGATCAACGGCGGGCCGCACGACCGGTTCAACGACGCGGTCTCGCTGTTCGTCGCGTGCGAGTCGCAGGAGGAGATCGACCGCTACTGGGACGCCCTGCTGGCCGGTGGCGGCACCGCCACCCAGTGCGGCTGGCTGAAGGACCGCTTCGGCGTCTCGTGGCAGATCACGCCGGTGCAACTGCTGCGCTACCTCAGCGACCCGGACCCGGAGAAGGCCGGGCGCACCGCCGCCGCGATGATGTCGATGGTCAAGCTCGACCTCCCCGCCCTGACGGCCGCCTACGAGGGCACGGCCTGA
- a CDS encoding zinc-binding dehydrogenase, translated as MSVATRAAVLWRLGAPPPYAGGSALTVESLALSGPEAGELLVRVEAAGLCHSDLSVINGSRPRPTPMVLGHEAAGVVEAAGPGVIDVAPGDHVVMTFVPSCGHCLECAAGRPAMCTVGAAANGAGVLVSGGTRFSRGDEEFAQHLGVSAFAERTVVSRGSVVVVPPSVPFDVAAMLGCAVLTGFGAVVNTAGVRPGESAVVFGLGGVGLSAVMAAVLAGAHPVVAVDTVPSKLSLAASLGASHVLDATADGLVDAVRDLTGGGADHAFECVGSAAVLETAFAATARGGATVAVGLPDPSHRSALPAVTLTGEGRVLRGSYMGSAAPARDIPRLIRLWEAGKLPIDRLHTADLAFDGLPAAFDELASGRAVRQLLRPSTQA; from the coding sequence GTGAGCGTCGCCACCCGCGCAGCGGTGCTGTGGCGGTTGGGTGCGCCGCCGCCGTACGCCGGTGGCTCGGCGCTGACGGTGGAGTCGCTGGCTCTTTCCGGCCCCGAGGCCGGTGAGCTGCTGGTGCGCGTCGAGGCGGCCGGGCTCTGCCACTCCGACCTCTCGGTCATCAACGGCAGCCGGCCGCGGCCGACGCCGATGGTGCTGGGCCACGAGGCGGCCGGCGTCGTCGAGGCGGCCGGTCCCGGCGTCATCGACGTCGCGCCCGGCGATCACGTCGTCATGACGTTCGTGCCGTCGTGCGGGCACTGCCTCGAGTGCGCCGCCGGACGGCCGGCCATGTGCACCGTCGGCGCTGCCGCCAACGGCGCCGGCGTACTCGTGTCCGGCGGCACCCGGTTCTCCCGTGGCGACGAGGAGTTCGCGCAGCACCTCGGTGTGTCGGCGTTCGCCGAACGGACCGTCGTGTCGCGCGGCTCCGTCGTCGTCGTGCCGCCGTCCGTCCCGTTCGACGTCGCGGCGATGCTCGGCTGCGCCGTCCTCACCGGCTTCGGCGCCGTCGTCAACACGGCCGGCGTGCGGCCGGGGGAGTCGGCGGTCGTGTTCGGGCTGGGCGGGGTGGGGCTGTCCGCGGTCATGGCGGCCGTGCTGGCCGGCGCGCACCCCGTCGTCGCCGTCGACACCGTGCCGTCGAAGCTCTCGCTGGCCGCTTCTCTCGGCGCGTCGCACGTGCTCGACGCCACCGCGGACGGCCTCGTGGACGCCGTCCGCGACCTCACCGGCGGCGGTGCCGACCACGCCTTCGAGTGCGTCGGCAGCGCCGCCGTCCTCGAGACCGCGTTCGCCGCGACCGCCCGCGGCGGCGCCACCGTCGCCGTCGGCCTCCCCGACCCGTCGCACCGCTCCGCCCTGCCCGCCGTCACCCTGACCGGCGAGGGCCGCGTGCTGCGCGGCTCCTACATGGGCTCGGCCGCGCCGGCCCGCGACATCCCGCGGCTGATCCGGCTGTGGGAGGCCGGCAAGCTGCCCATCGACCGCCTCCACACCGCCGACCTCGCCTTCGACGGCCTCCCCGCCGCCTTCGACGAACTCGCCTCCGGCCGCGCCGTCCGCCAGCTCCTCCGCCCGTCCACCCAGGCGTGA
- a CDS encoding IclR family transcriptional regulator, translated as MRPVARTTRRTSVDDDRPASANYHANALARGLALMELLSTGSEPFTLVEISESTGLPKSTLVRLLAVLAEMEYIVRVDERPSYRLGHKVLRLSNAYMSSLDLSVVADRYLAPLADRTGQTANLGMLDGDQVIHVGVHEPDRPIRFHASPGVRDHTYCTGLGKLLLSRLPAERLAEHLPPAPFTRFTDDTVTTMDELTRELRLIERRGYAFDDNERSVGLRCVAVPVELDGEVLAAVSVSGPSGEFGQDRQQFYLERLMETAAELAGDPDTAAAMRIVHSSLRPARSAG; from the coding sequence ATGAGACCCGTCGCCAGAACCACCCGCCGCACCTCGGTCGACGACGATCGGCCGGCGTCGGCGAACTACCACGCGAACGCACTCGCGCGCGGCCTCGCGCTGATGGAGCTGCTGTCGACCGGCTCCGAGCCGTTCACGCTGGTCGAGATCAGCGAGTCGACCGGGCTGCCGAAGAGCACGCTGGTCCGGCTGCTCGCGGTGCTGGCGGAGATGGAGTACATCGTCCGCGTCGACGAGCGGCCGTCGTACCGGCTCGGGCACAAGGTGCTGCGGCTGTCCAACGCGTACATGTCGTCGCTGGACCTGTCCGTCGTCGCCGATCGGTATCTCGCGCCGCTGGCCGACCGCACGGGCCAGACGGCGAACCTGGGCATGCTCGACGGCGACCAGGTGATCCACGTCGGGGTGCACGAGCCGGACCGGCCGATCCGGTTCCACGCCAGTCCCGGCGTGCGCGACCACACCTACTGCACCGGCCTGGGCAAGCTGCTGCTCTCGCGGCTGCCCGCGGAGCGGCTGGCCGAGCACCTCCCGCCGGCCCCGTTCACCCGGTTCACCGACGACACCGTCACCACGATGGACGAGCTGACCCGCGAGCTGCGGCTGATCGAGCGGCGCGGCTACGCCTTCGACGACAACGAGCGCAGCGTCGGCCTGCGCTGCGTCGCCGTCCCCGTCGAGCTGGACGGCGAGGTGCTCGCGGCGGTCAGCGTCTCGGGCCCGTCCGGCGAGTTCGGCCAGGACCGTCAGCAGTTCTACCTGGAGCGGCTGATGGAGACGGCGGCCGAGCTGGCTGGCGACCCCGACACCGCCGCCGCCATGCGCATCGTGCACAGCTCACTGCGTCCCGCCCGTTCCGCCGGCTAG
- a CDS encoding amidohydrolase family protein, with amino-acid sequence MFDVHTHCHQPEHWGPEWRANWAPVYHQEEAHSFTPEEYDRAMKEGGVSVACVFGLRATAAGVATPNEYVEWFCASTSTETIGFMALDPTDPDVLEQLADGVARGLRGIKLYPVLSLFDARDERFDEFYRAATAAGLVILWHMGATPSPSGSLLVSQPLVVDEVARRHPDLTMVMAHMGHPWQREAMVVCRKNRRVFTDVSASWARPFDGYHALVRAQEWGVVDKLLFGSDFPIWTPAQAVAGLREIAAIRPPTMPYVLPSTLEWLLDGDPREALGLL; translated from the coding sequence ATGTTCGACGTCCACACCCACTGTCACCAGCCCGAGCACTGGGGTCCGGAGTGGCGGGCCAACTGGGCGCCCGTCTACCACCAGGAGGAGGCGCACTCGTTCACGCCCGAGGAGTACGACCGGGCGATGAAGGAGGGCGGCGTCTCCGTGGCCTGCGTGTTCGGCCTGCGGGCGACGGCGGCCGGGGTCGCGACGCCGAACGAGTACGTCGAGTGGTTCTGCGCGTCGACCAGCACCGAGACGATCGGGTTCATGGCGCTGGACCCCACCGACCCCGACGTGCTCGAGCAGCTGGCGGATGGCGTGGCCCGCGGCCTGCGCGGCATCAAGCTGTACCCCGTGCTGTCGCTGTTCGACGCGCGCGACGAGCGGTTCGACGAGTTCTACCGTGCCGCGACGGCGGCCGGGCTGGTCATCCTGTGGCACATGGGCGCGACGCCGAGCCCGTCCGGATCGCTCCTGGTCAGCCAGCCGCTGGTGGTCGACGAGGTGGCCCGCCGGCATCCGGACCTCACCATGGTGATGGCGCACATGGGGCACCCGTGGCAGCGCGAGGCGATGGTCGTGTGCCGGAAGAACCGGCGCGTCTTCACCGACGTCTCCGCGTCGTGGGCGCGGCCGTTCGACGGGTACCACGCGCTGGTCCGCGCCCAGGAGTGGGGCGTCGTCGACAAGCTGCTGTTCGGCTCGGACTTCCCGATCTGGACGCCGGCGCAGGCGGTCGCCGGGCTGCGCGAGATCGCCGCGATCCGGCCGCCGACGATGCCGTACGTGCTGCCGTCGACGCTCGAGTGGCTGCTCGACGGCGATCCGCGCGAGGCGCTGGGGCTGCTGTGA
- a CDS encoding carboxypeptidase regulatory-like domain-containing protein, translating into MRRGLGRVAAVAATAGALMLATVGTAYAEASYGEITLTGGGGDYSGTVTLPPGFPSTTFTSDSRAAASVPSGASNWISAATPWGEEFGSSQGHPYVNLRPAADAAGSPSTTTYVFDTPTPAGGWGFALGDIDSDTAVVTALDAAGDPVSGADLGFEDVFNYCDASPRPSGVCSSGPPAGEPGFDLPVSAVDASSVTLTGNGPDTGGASGWFRPRVALSSLTVEFAWQTGFPVYHTWFASRLRSVAGTVTLDGSQPQAWVELTLTGPSGEVVATTSTADDGTYSFDGIAPGDYEVTMTVPDGLVAVGPSTLPADVVDEDATGVDFDLMPDESEVFEVPGTVTDPDGEPIPDAEVVLEDGDGDVVAETTTDEDGHFVLPDVPAGEYELIVTPPGGSPTEVPVTVPVEEPLQVTADPTPTPTPTPTPTEEPSETPSPTDEPSATPSPSASPTPSPTEEPGGELPDTGAGTGPAAVAVLLVAAGAAAFAVRRRVMG; encoded by the coding sequence ATGCGGCGCGGCCTGGGACGAGTGGCGGCGGTCGCCGCGACAGCGGGGGCGCTGATGCTGGCGACCGTCGGGACGGCGTACGCGGAGGCGTCGTACGGCGAGATCACGCTGACGGGCGGCGGCGGCGACTACTCGGGCACGGTGACGCTGCCGCCCGGCTTCCCGTCGACGACGTTCACCAGCGACTCGCGGGCCGCGGCGTCGGTGCCCAGCGGGGCGTCCAACTGGATCTCCGCGGCCACGCCGTGGGGCGAGGAGTTCGGGTCCAGCCAGGGCCATCCGTACGTCAACCTGCGCCCGGCCGCCGACGCCGCGGGGTCGCCGTCCACCACCACCTACGTCTTCGACACGCCGACGCCGGCCGGCGGGTGGGGGTTCGCGCTCGGCGACATCGACTCCGACACCGCCGTCGTGACCGCCCTGGACGCCGCCGGCGATCCCGTCTCCGGCGCCGACCTCGGCTTCGAGGACGTCTTCAACTACTGCGACGCGTCGCCGCGGCCCAGCGGCGTGTGCTCGTCCGGCCCGCCCGCCGGCGAGCCCGGCTTCGACCTGCCGGTGTCGGCCGTCGACGCGTCGTCCGTGACGCTGACCGGCAACGGTCCCGACACCGGCGGCGCGTCCGGCTGGTTCCGGCCGCGGGTCGCGCTGTCGTCGCTGACCGTCGAGTTCGCCTGGCAGACCGGCTTCCCCGTCTACCACACCTGGTTCGCGTCGCGGCTGCGGTCGGTCGCGGGCACGGTGACCCTGGACGGGTCGCAGCCGCAGGCCTGGGTGGAGCTGACGCTGACCGGCCCGTCCGGCGAGGTCGTCGCGACCACGTCGACCGCCGACGACGGCACGTACTCGTTCGACGGGATCGCGCCCGGCGACTACGAGGTGACGATGACGGTCCCGGACGGGCTGGTCGCGGTCGGCCCGTCGACGCTGCCGGCCGACGTGGTCGACGAGGACGCGACCGGCGTCGACTTCGACCTCATGCCGGACGAGTCCGAGGTGTTCGAGGTGCCGGGGACGGTCACCGACCCGGACGGCGAGCCGATCCCGGACGCCGAGGTCGTGCTCGAGGACGGCGACGGCGACGTGGTCGCCGAGACCACCACCGACGAGGACGGGCACTTCGTGCTGCCCGACGTGCCGGCCGGCGAGTACGAGCTGATCGTGACGCCGCCGGGCGGGTCGCCGACGGAGGTCCCGGTGACGGTGCCGGTCGAGGAGCCGCTGCAGGTGACGGCCGACCCGACGCCGACGCCCACGCCGACGCCCACGCCGACGGAGGAGCCGAGCGAGACGCCGTCGCCCACGGACGAGCCCAGCGCGACGCCGTCACCGTCCGCGTCGCCCACCCCGTCGCCCACCGAGGAGCCGGGCGGGGAACTGCCCGACACCGGCGCCGGAACCGGGCCCGCCGCCGTCGCCGTCCTGCTCGTGGCCGCCGGCGCCGCCGCCTTCGCCGTCCGCCGCCGCGTCATGGGGTGA
- a CDS encoding peptidoglycan-binding protein, giving the protein MTATLDHQDDLDAELDRPRRGRAKLVWLTLGVVAAAGAGGAYWYLPRDDGGEAVDAATGPAATAEVVRDTIAATETWSGTLGHGDALGVPAAQGTLTRVAATDTEVTRGTELFRLDEQPVTALLGTIPMYRDLGIGDEGIDVEQLEANLEALGYDGFTADDEYTGNTAEAVEEWQEDVGAPETGTVARSDVVFLPEGGRVGTVYGDLGAPVTPGSPVLDVTGTDQVATLEVDVADRDLLAVGTAVTVVLPGGAETAGTVTAATVVEAPPAAGAPGEEEAASAEDAVVEVEVALAEPVDAALVGSPVDVVRPVDERPDVLVVPVTALLAVAGGGYGLEVIAADGTTSVVPVELGLFADGRVEVVGDGIAEGDVVGVAGR; this is encoded by the coding sequence GTGACCGCGACCCTCGACCACCAGGACGACCTCGACGCCGAGCTGGACCGGCCTCGACGGGGCAGGGCGAAGCTGGTCTGGCTGACGCTCGGCGTCGTCGCCGCGGCCGGGGCCGGCGGTGCGTATTGGTACCTGCCGCGCGACGACGGCGGCGAGGCGGTGGACGCGGCCACCGGACCGGCCGCGACCGCCGAGGTGGTGCGCGACACCATCGCCGCCACCGAGACGTGGTCCGGCACGCTCGGCCACGGCGACGCGCTCGGCGTCCCGGCCGCCCAGGGCACGCTCACGCGGGTCGCGGCCACCGACACCGAGGTCACCCGCGGCACCGAGCTGTTCCGTCTGGACGAACAGCCGGTGACGGCGTTGCTCGGGACGATCCCGATGTACCGCGACCTGGGGATCGGCGACGAGGGGATCGACGTGGAGCAACTGGAGGCGAACCTGGAGGCCCTCGGGTACGACGGGTTCACGGCCGACGACGAGTACACCGGCAACACCGCCGAGGCGGTCGAGGAGTGGCAGGAGGACGTCGGCGCCCCCGAAACAGGGACAGTGGCCCGGTCCGACGTCGTGTTCCTGCCCGAGGGCGGCCGCGTCGGGACGGTGTACGGCGACCTCGGCGCCCCGGTCACCCCGGGGTCACCGGTCCTCGACGTCACCGGCACCGACCAGGTCGCGACGCTCGAGGTGGACGTCGCCGACCGTGACCTGCTCGCCGTCGGCACCGCCGTCACCGTCGTCCTGCCTGGCGGCGCCGAGACCGCCGGGACCGTGACCGCGGCGACGGTGGTGGAGGCGCCCCCGGCGGCCGGCGCGCCGGGCGAGGAGGAGGCGGCGAGCGCCGAGGACGCCGTCGTCGAGGTCGAGGTGGCGCTGGCCGAGCCGGTGGACGCCGCGCTGGTCGGCTCGCCGGTCGACGTGGTGCGGCCGGTGGACGAGCGGCCGGACGTGCTGGTGGTGCCGGTGACGGCGTTGCTGGCGGTCGCGGGCGGCGGGTACGGCCTGGAGGTGATCGCGGCCGACGGCACGACGTCGGTCGTCCCGGTCGAGCTGGGGCTGTTCGCCGACGGCCGGGTCGAGGTCGTCGGCGACGGCATCGCGGAGGGCGACGTCGTGGGGGTGGCCGGGCGATGA
- a CDS encoding ABC transporter ATP-binding protein, translating into MTVTTAEPVIRLRDVHRRYPGRPPVRALDGVSLSVAPGELVAIVGPSGSGKSTLLNILGTLDRADAGEVRIDGRDVGTLSDKQLSALRAHSIGFVFQQFFLSPGVSALDNVADGLLYTGVSLRERRRRAARTLSRVGLADRLRHRGNELSGGQRQRVAVARALVGRPSFLLADEPTGALDSASGAAVLKLLHELHDGGTTVIVITHDHGVAAELPRQVHILDGRIESDESVAVAT; encoded by the coding sequence ATGACCGTCACAACCGCGGAGCCGGTGATCCGGCTGCGCGACGTCCACCGCCGCTACCCCGGCCGGCCGCCGGTGCGGGCGCTCGACGGCGTCAGCCTGAGCGTCGCGCCCGGCGAGCTGGTCGCGATCGTCGGGCCGTCCGGGTCGGGGAAGTCCACGCTGCTGAACATCCTCGGCACGCTGGACCGGGCCGACGCCGGCGAGGTGCGCATCGACGGGCGCGACGTCGGCACGCTGTCCGACAAGCAGCTGTCGGCGCTGCGGGCGCACTCGATCGGGTTCGTGTTCCAGCAGTTCTTCCTCTCCCCCGGCGTCAGCGCGCTGGACAACGTCGCCGACGGGCTGCTGTACACGGGGGTGTCGCTGCGCGAGCGGCGCCGCCGGGCGGCCCGCACGCTGTCCCGCGTCGGGCTGGCCGACCGGCTGCGGCACCGCGGGAACGAGTTGTCCGGCGGGCAGCGGCAGCGGGTCGCGGTGGCCCGGGCGCTGGTCGGGCGGCCGTCGTTCCTGCTGGCCGACGAGCCGACCGGCGCGCTGGACTCCGCGTCCGGCGCGGCGGTGCTCAAGCTGCTGCACGAGCTGCACGACGGCGGCACGACCGTCATCGTCATCACCCACGACCACGGGGTGGCGGCCGAGCTCCCGCGTCAGGTGCACATCCTGGACGGGCGGATCGAGTCCGACGAGTCCGTCGCGGTGGCGACGTGA
- a CDS encoding ATP-binding protein produces MTLRARLALLTSAAVALAVVAASVAAWLLIRASLLDEIDQRLLSRIPDVEEMARTAAELPQGSRHRISLVMGNEPLGLQTITPDGAVEPGLPPGNDPGALVLDDEEQRMLAGEIESPLLRSETIDGEDVRVMTASLDAGGALRLVQPLANVHDTLTRIAWLLAGITGVGVAAAAALGWTTARTGLRPIDRLVDAAEQVATTKDLAHRIDPPGNHRDEVARLAGSVNAMLAALDDARTQQRQLVEDAGHELRTPLTTLRNDLGVLLRSEQHPDRRLAPSDRAGLLRDLEAEAAALSDMVGEIVELARGGAEPEPLLETDLRALVDRAAARTRRIDPAVTVTVAGRPFEAVVHPVLLERAVANLIRNAVQVSPPGGAVEVLLDETADGARVRVLDRGPGISDGDLPRIFDRFYRGQAARERHGSGLGLAIVAQAAELHGGSVTAGRRKGGGAAFSLVLPQPILSPLLDRP; encoded by the coding sequence GTGACGCTGCGCGCGCGGCTGGCGCTGCTGACGTCGGCCGCGGTGGCGCTGGCGGTGGTCGCGGCCTCGGTCGCGGCCTGGCTGCTGATCCGGGCCAGCCTGTTGGACGAGATCGACCAGCGGCTGCTGTCGCGCATCCCCGACGTCGAGGAGATGGCGCGGACGGCCGCCGAGCTGCCGCAGGGCTCCCGGCACCGAATCTCACTGGTGATGGGGAATGAACCACTCGGGCTGCAGACCATCACCCCGGACGGCGCCGTCGAGCCCGGGCTGCCGCCGGGCAACGACCCGGGCGCGCTGGTCCTGGACGACGAGGAACAGCGCATGCTGGCCGGCGAGATCGAGAGCCCGTTGCTGCGCAGCGAGACCATCGACGGCGAGGACGTCCGGGTGATGACGGCGTCGCTGGACGCCGGCGGCGCGTTGCGGCTGGTGCAGCCGTTGGCGAACGTGCACGACACGCTGACCAGGATCGCCTGGCTGCTGGCCGGCATCACCGGCGTCGGCGTGGCCGCGGCCGCCGCGCTGGGCTGGACGACGGCCCGCACCGGGCTGCGTCCGATCGACCGGCTGGTCGACGCCGCGGAGCAGGTCGCGACGACGAAGGACCTCGCGCACCGCATCGACCCGCCGGGCAACCACCGCGACGAGGTCGCGCGGCTGGCCGGCTCGGTGAACGCGATGCTGGCCGCGCTGGACGACGCCCGGACGCAGCAGCGGCAGCTGGTGGAGGACGCCGGCCACGAGCTGCGCACCCCGCTGACGACGCTGCGCAACGACCTCGGCGTGCTGTTGCGCAGCGAGCAGCACCCGGACCGCCGCCTGGCGCCGTCCGACCGGGCCGGACTGCTGCGCGATCTGGAGGCGGAGGCGGCCGCGCTGTCCGACATGGTCGGCGAGATCGTGGAGCTGGCCCGCGGCGGCGCCGAGCCGGAGCCGCTGCTGGAGACCGACCTGCGCGCACTGGTCGACCGGGCCGCCGCCCGCACCCGGCGGATCGACCCGGCCGTCACGGTCACCGTCGCCGGCCGCCCGTTCGAGGCGGTCGTGCACCCGGTGTTGCTGGAGCGCGCGGTCGCGAACCTGATCCGCAACGCCGTCCAGGTCAGCCCGCCGGGCGGCGCCGTCGAGGTGCTGCTGGACGAGACCGCCGACGGCGCGCGGGTGCGGGTGCTGGACCGCGGACCGGGCATCTCCGACGGCGACCTGCCGCGGATCTTCGACCGCTTCTACCGCGGCCAGGCCGCCCGCGAACGGCACGGCTCCGGGCTGGGGCTGGCCATCGTCGCGCAGGCGGCGGAGCTGCACGGCGGCTCCGTGACGGCCGGACGGCGCAAGGGCGGCGGCGCCGCGTTCAGCCTGGTGCTGCCGCAGCCGATTCTCAGCCCGCTCTTAGACCGGCCCTAA
- a CDS encoding ABC transporter permease, translating into MSAARSRLRPRDTVRVAFSGLRARPLRAVLSALGIAVGIAAMVAVVGISASSREQVNQQLDALGTNLLTVAPSQSFVSEAELPREAVDMVGRLDDVDSVSAAGIVPDTAVYRNDEIDPNQTNAIAVSAARTDLLDTVSATVASGRWLDDVLSAFPVVVLGADTAELLGISRTDGDVQVWLGGEWFTVAGVLDPVPLAPELDTSALIGWPVAESLLGFDGAPTTVYQRVAEGSVDEVRALLPATVDPAAPEEVAVSRPSDALAAQAATDETLTTLLLALGGVALLVGGIGVANTMVIAVLERRSEVGLRRALGATRAHIRRQFLGESVLLAALGGGGGALLGGAATAAFASSREWPFALPVWVLAGAAGATIVVGALAGAYPAARAARMPPTAALSSV; encoded by the coding sequence GTGAGCGCGGCACGGTCGCGGCTGCGCCCGCGCGACACCGTCCGGGTGGCGTTCTCCGGGCTGCGGGCGCGGCCGCTGCGTGCGGTGCTGTCGGCGCTGGGCATCGCGGTCGGCATCGCGGCGATGGTCGCCGTCGTCGGGATCTCCGCGTCCAGCCGCGAGCAGGTGAACCAGCAGCTCGACGCGCTCGGCACCAACCTGCTGACGGTCGCGCCGAGCCAGTCGTTCGTCAGCGAGGCGGAGCTGCCGCGCGAGGCCGTCGACATGGTCGGCCGGCTCGACGACGTCGACTCGGTGAGCGCGGCCGGGATCGTCCCGGACACCGCGGTGTACCGCAACGACGAGATCGACCCGAACCAGACCAACGCGATCGCCGTCAGCGCGGCCCGGACCGACCTGCTGGACACCGTCAGCGCGACGGTGGCCTCCGGCCGCTGGCTGGACGACGTGCTCAGCGCGTTCCCGGTGGTGGTGCTGGGCGCCGACACGGCGGAGCTGCTCGGGATCTCGCGCACCGACGGCGACGTGCAGGTGTGGCTGGGCGGCGAGTGGTTCACCGTCGCGGGCGTGCTCGACCCGGTGCCGCTGGCGCCGGAGCTGGACACGTCGGCGCTGATCGGCTGGCCGGTCGCGGAGTCGCTGCTCGGCTTCGACGGCGCGCCGACGACGGTGTACCAGCGGGTGGCCGAGGGATCGGTCGACGAGGTGCGGGCGCTGCTGCCGGCCACCGTCGACCCCGCGGCGCCGGAGGAGGTCGCCGTCAGCCGGCCGTCCGACGCGCTGGCCGCACAGGCCGCGACCGACGAGACGCTGACAACGCTGCTGCTGGCGCTGGGCGGGGTCGCGCTGCTGGTCGGCGGCATCGGGGTGGCGAACACGATGGTCATCGCGGTGCTGGAACGGCGCTCGGAGGTCGGGCTGCGGCGGGCGCTGGGCGCCACCCGGGCGCACATCCGGCGGCAGTTCCTCGGCGAGTCGGTGCTGCTGGCGGCGCTCGGCGGCGGTGGCGGCGCGCTGCTCGGCGGCGCGGCGACGGCGGCGTTCGCGTCGAGCCGGGAGTGGCCGTTCGCGCTGCCGGTGTGGGTGCTCGCGGGCGCGGCCGGCGCGACCATCGTCGTCGGGGCGCTGGCCGGGGCCTACCCGGCGGCGCGCGCGGCCCGGATGCCACCGACGGCGGCGCTGTCGTCGGTGTGA
- a CDS encoding DUF4389 domain-containing protein → MQEYQPYQPPAYPVTFAVDYPDRPLNRLTTFFRLIVAIPIFIVLGSVAGGTWQWSYDEGEAAAAGAGGLLFFGPLLLIVFRQKYPRWWFDWNLELQRFANRVGTYVLLMNDRYPSTDDHQSVHLDYRYPEVRTELNRWLPLVKWLLAIPHYIVLFFLHIGLLVAVIVTWFAVLFTGRYPRGLFDYVEGVLRWQNRVTGYAVTLVTDQYPPFRLAP, encoded by the coding sequence ATGCAGGAGTACCAGCCGTACCAGCCCCCCGCGTATCCCGTCACGTTCGCCGTCGACTACCCGGACCGCCCGCTGAACCGGCTCACGACCTTCTTCCGGTTGATCGTGGCGATCCCGATCTTCATCGTGCTCGGCAGTGTGGCGGGCGGCACCTGGCAGTGGAGTTACGACGAGGGCGAGGCCGCGGCGGCCGGCGCCGGCGGACTGCTCTTCTTCGGCCCGCTGCTGCTGATCGTGTTCCGGCAGAAGTACCCGCGCTGGTGGTTCGACTGGAACCTCGAGCTGCAGCGCTTCGCCAACCGCGTCGGGACCTACGTGCTGCTGATGAACGACCGCTACCCCTCCACCGACGACCACCAGTCCGTGCACCTGGACTACCGCTACCCGGAGGTGCGCACCGAGCTGAACCGGTGGCTGCCGCTGGTGAAGTGGCTGCTGGCGATCCCGCACTACATCGTCCTGTTCTTCCTCCACATCGGGTTGCTCGTCGCGGTGATCGTCACCTGGTTCGCGGTGCTGTTCACCGGCCGCTACCCGCGCGGGCTGTTCGACTACGTCGAGGGCGTGCTGCGCTGGCAGAACCGCGTCACCGGGTACGCCGTCACGCTCGTGACGGACCAGTACCCGCCGTTCCGGCTGGCGCCCTGA